The following proteins come from a genomic window of Leguminivora glycinivorella isolate SPB_JAAS2020 chromosome 6, LegGlyc_1.1, whole genome shotgun sequence:
- the LOC125227279 gene encoding carbonyl reductase [NADPH] 3-like yields MYKMETKVAVVTGGNRGLGFEIVKGLCAKFDGAVYLTARDEERGRQAVKKLEELGLNALFHVLDVTSEASVQEFATYVSTHHAGIDVLVNNAGILDFDKSVSSYEDAKKLIDTNFFSLLTISRLLYPHLKNNARIINISSDWGLLSNIRKQVWLDTLVKDDLTVEEILQFVNDFLQAAKNGKSSFVAFAGPYGDYKVSKVAMSALTFVQQRQFNEKGKDIAINCVHPGFVKTDMTKGMGDFTPERGARAPLYLALEAPPTQKGTFVWHDCHQVNWDD; encoded by the coding sequence ATGTACAAAATGGAAACCAAAGTAGCGGTAGTCACCGGTGGAAATAGAGGCCTCGGGTTCGAGATCGTCAAGGGATTATGTGCTAAATTCGACGGTGCTGTGTACCTTACAGCTAGAGACGAAGAGAGAGGAAGACAAGCCGTTAAAAAGCTCGAAGAACTTGGCCTGAatgctttatttcatgttttGGACGTTACTAGTGAAGCGAGTGTTCAAGAGTTCGCCACATACGTTTCCACACATCACGCGGGCATAGATGTTCTTGTAAACAACGCGGGTATTCTTGATTTTGATAAGTCTGTTTCATCCTATGAAGATGCAAAGAAACTCATAGATACGAACTTCTTTAGTTTATTAACTATATCGAGACTGTTATATCCTCATTTAAAGAACAATGCTCGGATAATTAACATCAGCAGCGACTGGGGCTTGCTTTCCAATATACGAAAACAGGTTTGGTTAGACACTTTAGTCAAGGATGATCTTACGGTTGAAGAGATTTTACAATTCGTTAATGATTTCTTACAAGCTGCAAAGAATGGTAAAAGCTCATTTGTTGCATTTGCGGGTCCTTATGGAGATTACAAAGTGTCTAAAGTGGCCATGTCAGCTTTAACCTTTGTTCAGCAGAGACAATTTAACGAGAAAGGCAAGGACATAGCCATAAATTGTGTGCACCCTGGGTTCGTCAAGACTGATATGACAAAAGGAATGGGAGACTTCACCCCAGAGCGAGGAGCCCGCGCACCACTGTACCTGGCATTGGAGGCTCCCCCCACCCAGAAAGGCACGTTTGTGTGGCACGACTGCCACCAAGTCAACTGGGATGATTAA